CCACCGCGGGAATGCCACGGAACTGGCCCATTTTGTCGCCATGGTCGAAGATGCGACCATTCATTAACGCTGCTCAACCTGCAGAGATTCGAGCGTGACTCCTCAGGATCATGACGGTCTCCTCCCCGCAGGCGGTCTGGGATTTCGTGGGTTGCCGGACAGGGACAGCCCACGGGACCCATGAGGTGCTGAAGCGAATCCGACGCGGCGAACCGATCACAGCGATCCTGGTGGATCATCCCCAGTTGAACCAGGCCAGGATCGGACTGGCACGGCATCTCCAGAACCAGGAACTTGAACTGAGTCGGCTCTACAGCAAGATGCAGGATGGGGAGCGAAGGAAGATGCAGATGGAGCATGACCTTGCCACCTCGCTGCGGCAGGCCTTTGACCTGACTGCAGCTTCGGCATGACCGAACCATCGACTGGCAGGGGAGCCGCCTTGAGCGGCCCTAGGGTGGAGTCCAAAGACAGGTTGTTCATGCCCCTCAGTCAGGTTCCAGCGGGCGCCAGGGTTTCGATCGCCTCCCTGCCGAGCCATCCCGCCCTGCAGCGTCGGCTGCAGTCCATGGGTGTGCGGCCCGGGGTGGAAGTGGAAGTGCTGCGGCGCGGCAAGCCCGGTGGCCTCCTGCATCTGGCCAGCGGGCTTCTGGAATTCATGCTCCGCCCCGAACATGCCGCCGAAATGGACGTCCATCTGATCGGTCCACACTGAATCAGTGCTTGCAGCTCAGCCCAGGGACAGGATCAACCCCCCGCCCTGATAGACGAGGAAGGCCAGCACCCAGGCCAGCACCAGGGACCAGCCCAGGGACAACAGGGCGAAGCGGCGGCTCCTGGCCTCCTGGATCTGGGCCGCCACGGTGCCCAGGCAGGGGGTGTAGAGCAGCACGAAGGTCATGAAACTCAGGGACTGCAACGGTGTGATGGCGTTCTGGATCGCATCACCCAGGCCGGATTCCGTGGTCCCGTAGATCACCGCCATCGCTCCCAGCAGAATCTCCTTGGCGATGAAGCCGAAGAACAGAGAAACGGTGAGCTCCGGGTTCATGCCGATCGGCCCCAGCAGCGGCTGGAAGAGAGCTCCGATGCCTCCGGCGAGGGTGCGGCCCGATCCCTCCGCCGCACCCGGGGGAAGGTTGGTGAGCAGCCAGATGGCGGCGGCACCCACGATGATGAACACGCGGGTGGTGACCAGAAAGTTCAGCATCGAGGTCCAGCCCCGGCGCAGGATGGTGGTGAGGCTGGGGGCCCGGTAGGGGGGCAGCTCCAGCACGAAGGCTTCCTCACTCGGATAGGCCCGCTGGAACACCAGGCCCGTGATCACGGCGGCCAGAAAACTCATCCCATAGAACCCGAACAGCACCAGCCCAGGCGCCCACCAGGGTCGGGGGAAGAACACGCCGGCCATGAACAGGAACACGGTCAGCCGGGCCTGGCAGAGCGCGAAGGGGATGCACAGCATCGCCAGCAGGCGCATGCCCCGATCGCGGATCACCCGTGTTCCCATGATCGAGGGCACGTTGCAGCCGAACCCCATGACCTGCAGCACGAAGGCACGGCCATCCAGCCCCAGCCAGCGCATAAAGCCATCCATCAGAAAGGCGGCGCGCGGCAGATAGCCCGAGTCCTCGATGATGCCCATGAGCACGTAGAACACGAAGATCAGGGGCAGGAAGGTGGCCACCGTGCTCACGCCCAGCCAGAGGCCGTCCAGCAGGAAGCGCCGCAACCAGTCCGGCGAGCCCAGCGCCTGCAGAGCCGGCTCCAGCCCGTTGGCCTGGATCCAGTCGAGTCCCGTTCCCAGAAGATCCTGGAGCGGAGCGGTGACCGCATACAGCACCTGGAACACCGCCAGCACGAGGCCCAGGAACAGCACCACGCCAACCAGGGGATGGAGCAGCACCCGATCCACCAAACGGGTGCGGCGATTCAGCCACCGCTCCGGCAGCGTCACGTAACGGGCCACCAGATCCCGCAGCCGATCGTCCACAGCCTGGAACTCGCCTCGGCCGGCCGGCGGCGCCCAGCCAGCCGCGCTGGAGCTCTCGCCCCACTGATGCAGCTGTTCGATGAGCGCGGCGATGCCCTGGTTGTGCTTGGCGCTCACGGGCAGCACAGGCAGGCCAAGCTCCTGCGACAACCCCCGGTGATCGATCCCAAGGCCGAAGCCGCGGGCCTCATCGCTCATGTTCAGCGCCGCCACGACCGGCAACCCCAGCTGCTGGAGCTGCAGCAGCAGGCGCAGCTGGCTGGTGATCTGGCTGGCATTGAGCACCACCAGGACGAGATCCGGAGGCGTGTGGCGCAGGAAGCGCTGCACCACGGCCTCGTCCTCGCTGCTGCCGCTCAGGTCGTGGATTCCCGGCAGATCCACCAGTTCGAAGGTCGTGCCGTGGCGGTCGGCCGGCATCGCCCCCCGCAGCAGCTCCACCGTCAGGCCGGGCCAGTTGGCAATCTGCGCATGGCCGCCCGTGAGGCGGTTGTAGAGGGTCGACTTGCCGGTGTTGGGCATGCCCAGCAGGGCGACCTGCCACCCGGAGCCCCTCCCCCTGCCTGCTCCGGACCCATGACAGGAGTCGCTGGCCCCCCAGCGCCAGCCCGCCCGTCGCTGCAGGCGACCATCAGCCCGATCCCCACTGGGGGGACAGGACGCGGCAGGGACAGGGGCAGCGCGCTCAGGAGCGGGCATGGGCACAACGGGCGGGCGGATTCAACGGAGTCGGGATAACACGATATGGAAAAGACGTCATCATGATTCATGCACCGGTGGCGCCGCTGAGGCCGCCCTTGACGTGGGCCAGGGCCGTCCCCTCGAGGAACTGCTGGTCCAGCAGCAGCAGGGCGGCACTGTTGTCACCGGCCAGTCGCAGGCGCTTGCGCACGAACCGGGCCTCGGCCTCCTCCTGGAGCTGTTCGGCCACGAACCAGTCGAGCATGGCCGTGGCACTGCGCTCGCCCACATCCTCCGCCATGGCATAGAGACGGTTGATGGAAGCGGTGACCCCCTTCTCCATCTCGTAGACCCGATCGAACAGCCCCTGCACCGACGGCCAGCTGCGTTCAGGGGCTTCGATGGTGGGCAGCTCCACCTGTTCATCGCTGTCGACCAGGTAGGCAATCATGCGGGCCGCGTGGTTGCGCTCTTCCTGGCTCTTCTCGAGCATGTAAGTGGAGAATCCGGCCAGATCCTTTTCCCGCAGCCAGATCGACATGGCCAGATAGGTGTGGCCGGCCTGAAACTCTGCGGCCAGGTGTTGATTGATCGCGGAGGTGAGCTCTTTCACAGGCTTGGCAGGGATGTCCTTCCTATCCCTAGCCAGGCCATGGCGGCGAAGCCGCCCCTATCTCACACTCTGATGTGACATTGGTCACCGTCTCCCTCCAGCGTCAGCAAAGGCACCGTCTGTTGTGTGCTTCGCCTACATCGACCGGCCCGAGATCGACAGATTGACGGCTTCCATGGGCCGGCCAGCCATGACCAGAGTTCCCTCTTCCGAGGATGACGCCCAGCTGCAACGCGTCCTCGTCCTCACTCACCAGCGGGACTGGTGCCTGGAGCGCCTGTCCCAGTTATCTCTGGATGGCCGCATGGAGGAGGCCAGGGCGATCACGGCCGAGCACCTGGAGCTGCTGGTGAGCCTGGATGTCCGCCGCAGCCTGTGGGTGCGCATCGAGAGAAACGCCTGGTGAGAGGTGTGGCGGCAGGATCGCCCTCACCAACCGTTCCGCCCGGGTCGGAGGGGACGGGCGCGCGGCAGGACTCCCGGGCCGCTCCAGAGCGGCACACGTTCGGCGCCAAGCTGAAGCTGTCGGCAACGGGCGATTGAGCGGCACAGCCCAGCAGGCTCGCCAATCCCATGGCGACCGCCTCCGTCTCTCCCGTGGAGCGGCAGCTTCCTCAGGGCACGACGCCAGGTCAACCGTGCTGCGGCTCCAGAGCCTCCAGCAACCGCCGCCCCAGCAGGGCGCCGAACTCCTGGGGCAGGCCGAGCCGGCCGGGAAGGCGCATCACCCCATCGGCGGCCTGGGCCAGAAGCTCCATCCCCCGGGTGGAGCGGGGCGGGGCCGCCGTCGCCAGCACCACCTCAAACGGACCGCGCAGACAGTGGGCCTGCTGCAGCCACAGTCCCGCTCGCAGGCCACATCAAGCCCACCGGTGACGAAGGCGGCGCTGGCGAAGCGGGAGCCGCGGCGCCGGGCCGAGCAGCAGCAGGGCCGAAACGGACCGGCAGGGACAGGGGCAGCGCGCTCGTTCCAGGGGAGTTCCGTGGGACGTTCCATGGAGTACTCAATCCTTGAACACCCGTTAACCTCTCCATAACACAAATGGTCAGAGCGGGTTGCTATTCATAACTTGCCCCCAACTTGGCCATCCTGATGACCTTCGCGAAGAAGGCCCTGATCCTTTCCGCTGCCGGCGCGCTCACGGCTGGCGTGGCGGTTCCTGTGATCGCCCAGAGCAATTCGATCAACGGAGCCGGGGCCAGCTTTCCGGCTCCGGCCTATCAGCGCTGGGCCGTGGAATTCGCCAGGGAAACCAAAAGGCAGGTGAATTACCAGTCGGTGGGTTCCGGCGCCGGTGTGCGCCAGTTCCACGCCGGCAGTGTCGATTTCGGCGCCACCGATGAGGAACTGAATGCCTCCAAAGGGGAGTTCACCAAGGGCGTGACCGCCCAGCGCGGTGCCCTGCAGATTCCGATGATGGGCGGCACCGTCACCCCGGCCTACAACAACCCCAGCTGCAAGAACCTCAAGCTCACTCAGCGCCAGGTGGCTGACATCTTCCTGGGCAAGATTCGCACCTGGGAGCAACTGAAGTGCGGCAAAGGGACCATCACCGTGGCCCACCGCTCCGACGGTTCCGGCACCACCTACGTGTTCACCAACTCCCTCTCCTGCTTCTCGCCCGAGTGGAAGTCGAAGGTGGGCGCCTCCAAGGCCGTTAAGTGGCCCGTGGGTGTGGGCGGCAAGGGGAATGAGGGCGTGGCCGGTCTGATCCAGAACACCCCCGGCTCGATTGGCTACCTCAACCAGGCCTTCGTGAAGGGGCGGATCACTCCGGCCGCCGTGCAGAACAAGGCCGGCAAGTTCGTTCTCGCCAACGACGCCACCGGCGCGGCCGCCCTCAACAGCATCAAGCTGGATTCCCGCCTCGGCGGTGAAGACTGCAACCCGGCCGGCGCCAACGCCTTCCCGATCGCCTCCTTCACCTGGGTCCTGGCCTACCAGCGCGGCAATGGCGACAAGGCCGGCACCCTCCGGCAGTTCCTGAACTGGGGCCTCTCGCCGAAGGGGCAGAACATCGCCAAGACGCTTGACTATGTGCCCCTCACCGGCGCCGTCCTGGCCCGGGCCCGCGCCGAAGTGGCCAAGATCGGCCGTTGATCCTGGCGTTGCTTCACCCCGCAGGGGTAGCTGGGGGGGCTTCGGCCCCCCTCTTTTGCTGTAGACGGTCACAACCACAGCCAAGGCTGGAACATTCCGAAGCTGTGCTGGTGTAACCAATGTGGAAGCCTCAGAGCTTCTGGAGCACATCCAGCCTGTAGTCCTTCTCGATCTGGTGATGCACGCTGATCCAAGGGCGATCAGGCCATTCAAGGAAGCAGCGGTGAACCTCTGCCGCCGTCAGTGGATAACTGGTTTCACCAGTGAAGTGGACCAGCAGAAGATGCCCATGGATGTCCAGAGAACCTGCAATGCTGGCACGCAATATCGCAAGATCGTTGACGGAAAAGTAATAGCCAAGTTCTGACACGACGATCAGATCGAACACACCTTGAGGATAGTGATCGGGAAGTTGATAGTGTTCAAAGCGTACGTTTGGCAGGCTTGCGCAACGGGTCTGGGCTCTGGAGAGCGCAAAGCCAGAGACATCCGTCGCGAGCAGATTCCAGCAACGGGTCGCCAGCAGCTGAGTGAAAACACCAATCGAGCAACCAAGCTCCAAGCCATTCACATAGTTCGGCAATGGCAGTGAGGCCAACGTTGCGGCATACTTCTTCGCTTCATAGGTACTGGTCTCGAAGTCCCAGGGATCCGCATTGGCAGCATAGAGTTGATCGAAGTGTTCCGGAGCCACCGACCCGCTGGCCCCCAGTACCGGCTCAATGATGGGTGTCTCGTCAGCCATGGTGCGGCTCCAGATAGAGCTCCCAGGGCTTGTGGAAATGGGCAAGCATGGACGGCTCCAGGATGAAGCCGCTCGCGTCATCGTCGACCACAGTTCCCAGCTGGGATCCGTATTGGGCAATAGCCAGCCGTTTACGCTTCTGTGCCGTTGCAATATCCAGAAGCCACACCCTCACCTCCGTGGCCTGGGGTGGAACTTCGTGGGCATCAGGCGGCGACCATGCCCAGACGGGATACTCGAGCCAGCGGAATGTGACGGAGAGCCCAGAGGCCGCCCCCCGGCACAATTGCCAGGTCGATTGGTGGTCGGCATGGGAGTCACGACGCCAGGGCAGAACGATCGTGTCCGGCGAATGCTCGATCAGCAGCTCCCGCAAGCGACAGGCCGCCGCCCCGAAGCCGGCCGTGTCATCGGCGGGCAGCGCACCATCTTCAAAACCCATGAACGTCACGGCGCTCGCTGGGTAACCCAGCACGGCCAGAGCCGCCAGCGTTTCTTCGCTGCGCAGCGCGGCAAGGCGGGCTGCCGGATAGGCACGTGAGCGGGGATGGGAGCGGCAACCATCCGTCATCACAATCACGTGGGCCCGTTGGTTCCCGTCCGCCAACAGGGCCAGCAGGCCGCCGCATCCCAGCGCCTCGTCGTCGGGATGGGGTGCCAGAAGCACAACACGGCCCAGCTTCGCCACGGCCTCGCAAGGAACCAGGGGATGCCGCTCCACGTCGGCCAGCAGGGAGAGCTCGTTCATGCCAGCACCCGACCCGTGTTTGCAGGGGCCGTCAGGCGCCGACGCACAGCCTCCAGCCGATCCCTGAAGGGCAGTAACAGCAGGGCCGAACTTCTGGCGCGCAACGCCCTGATGGCAGCGCCGATCTCCTGTCCCCTGCCGGCCACCGTCACCTCCGGCGTGATGGTCAAAGCGGGCGGCGGGTTGCCACCGGGATGATGGCTGCACCAGAGGCCAAGCCGGGCCAACCGTTCCTCGGCGGCATGGGCCGGTTCCACGAACACTGGGGACGCTGCGCCGACCAGGCCATTCCACGCCTGGATGGCCTCGGCCAGGCCGCGCTGAGCTCGTCCGACCATGCGTGCCGAGGTCACCACCCGCACCCGAAAGCTGTGACGAAAGCGCCCGCCGCTGTTCAGAACGGCCTGGTAGAGAGCCACGTCTTCGCTGGAGGCCCGCAGGGGCATACCGCCGGCACGCCCGTAGGCCGCCGCCGTGACGGCGATGCTGGCGCCGAAATGCTGGTGGTGGCGTGGGAAGGGATCATGAACCTGCGGTACGTAGAGAGAGCACAGTTCTTCAAGGGCACGGCGATACATGACATCCAGCGAAAACAGCCGGCGCACGCCGGCGGGCAGTTCCGAGCGTTCGACGCGATCGAGGCTGATCCAGCCCCCCACACCGTCGACGCCGGCCGCGACCTCCAGCGCGTTCTGGGCAATCCAGTCGGGAGCCGGGCGCGAATCCGCGTCGGTGGAAAGGATCAAGCCCGCTGGGCGATTCAGGCGCTCAAAGCGCTGAAAAGCGACATCAAACAGGGACTGACGCGCCCGGCCCACATGGGCCTCATAAGGAGCAAAGACGACCTGGGCGATGTGCAGGGCCAACTGGGGAAAACGCTGCTGCAAAGACTCGGCCACAGCAGCCGTGGCGTCGGTGCAGTTGTTGAGCAACAGCAGAACTTCGAAATCGTGGCCGTCAAGCGCCTCACCCTGTAAGTCCCGCTGGGCGGCAAGGGCAGCAATGACGCCGGGAAGCACCGCCTGTTCATTGCGGACCGGAATGACGACACAGGCACGCAGAGACCCATGGGGAGCAGGGAAATCAACCGCGTTGGCGTTGAGCCTTGCAGACAGGATGCTCATAGGAGCCATCCATCAGCGTGGCCCGCCACGCTGCGCCCGAGGAGCGCACCATCCCATTCGGCATGGCTCTGGCGAAGAAAGACGGGAAGATCCGCGCAGCGCTGCGCATGCTCGGCCATGGCACAGAGCGGCGCGGCCCCCAGGGCGCGACCGGTGCGGCAGATCACCTCGCTCGCCGCCGCATCGACACTGGCCCGGACGCGCAGGGCGGCGGCGAAGGCATCGGCCTGGGGATGGGCATC
This genomic stretch from Cyanobium gracile PCC 6307 harbors:
- a CDS encoding FeoA family protein, yielding MPLSQVPAGARVSIASLPSHPALQRRLQSMGVRPGVEVEVLRRGKPGGLLHLASGLLEFMLRPEHAAEMDVHLIGPH
- the feoB gene encoding ferrous iron transport protein B, producing the protein MPNTGKSTLYNRLTGGHAQIANWPGLTVELLRGAMPADRHGTTFELVDLPGIHDLSGSSEDEAVVQRFLRHTPPDLVLVVLNASQITSQLRLLLQLQQLGLPVVAALNMSDEARGFGLGIDHRGLSQELGLPVLPVSAKHNQGIAALIEQLHQWGESSSAAGWAPPAGRGEFQAVDDRLRDLVARYVTLPERWLNRRTRLVDRVLLHPLVGVVLFLGLVLAVFQVLYAVTAPLQDLLGTGLDWIQANGLEPALQALGSPDWLRRFLLDGLWLGVSTVATFLPLIFVFYVLMGIIEDSGYLPRAAFLMDGFMRWLGLDGRAFVLQVMGFGCNVPSIMGTRVIRDRGMRLLAMLCIPFALCQARLTVFLFMAGVFFPRPWWAPGLVLFGFYGMSFLAAVITGLVFQRAYPSEEAFVLELPPYRAPSLTTILRRGWTSMLNFLVTTRVFIIVGAAAIWLLTNLPPGAAEGSGRTLAGGIGALFQPLLGPIGMNPELTVSLFFGFIAKEILLGAMAVIYGTTESGLGDAIQNAITPLQSLSFMTFVLLYTPCLGTVAAQIQEARSRRFALLSLGWSLVLAWVLAFLVYQGGGLILSLG
- a CDS encoding ferritin, coding for MKELTSAINQHLAAEFQAGHTYLAMSIWLREKDLAGFSTYMLEKSQEERNHAARMIAYLVDSDEQVELPTIEAPERSWPSVQGLFDRVYEMEKGVTASINRLYAMAEDVGERSATAMLDWFVAEQLQEEAEARFVRKRLRLAGDNSAALLLLDQQFLEGTALAHVKGGLSGATGA
- the pstS gene encoding phosphate ABC transporter substrate-binding protein PstS, producing the protein MTFAKKALILSAAGALTAGVAVPVIAQSNSINGAGASFPAPAYQRWAVEFARETKRQVNYQSVGSGAGVRQFHAGSVDFGATDEELNASKGEFTKGVTAQRGALQIPMMGGTVTPAYNNPSCKNLKLTQRQVADIFLGKIRTWEQLKCGKGTITVAHRSDGSGTTYVFTNSLSCFSPEWKSKVGASKAVKWPVGVGGKGNEGVAGLIQNTPGSIGYLNQAFVKGRITPAAVQNKAGKFVLANDATGAAALNSIKLDSRLGGEDCNPAGANAFPIASFTWVLAYQRGNGDKAGTLRQFLNWGLSPKGQNIAKTLDYVPLTGAVLARARAEVAKIGR
- a CDS encoding class I SAM-dependent DNA methyltransferase — encoded protein: MADETPIIEPVLGASGSVAPEHFDQLYAANADPWDFETSTYEAKKYAATLASLPLPNYVNGLELGCSIGVFTQLLATRCWNLLATDVSGFALSRAQTRCASLPNVRFEHYQLPDHYPQGVFDLIVVSELGYYFSVNDLAILRASIAGSLDIHGHLLLVHFTGETSYPLTAAEVHRCFLEWPDRPWISVHHQIEKDYRLDVLQKL
- a CDS encoding PIG-L deacetylase family protein — its product is MNELSLLADVERHPLVPCEAVAKLGRVVLLAPHPDDEALGCGGLLALLADGNQRAHVIVMTDGCRSHPRSRAYPAARLAALRSEETLAALAVLGYPASAVTFMGFEDGALPADDTAGFGAAACRLRELLIEHSPDTIVLPWRRDSHADHQSTWQLCRGAASGLSVTFRWLEYPVWAWSPPDAHEVPPQATEVRVWLLDIATAQKRKRLAIAQYGSQLGTVVDDDASGFILEPSMLAHFHKPWELYLEPHHG
- a CDS encoding glycosyltransferase, which encodes MSILSARLNANAVDFPAPHGSLRACVVIPVRNEQAVLPGVIAALAAQRDLQGEALDGHDFEVLLLLNNCTDATAAVAESLQQRFPQLALHIAQVVFAPYEAHVGRARQSLFDVAFQRFERLNRPAGLILSTDADSRPAPDWIAQNALEVAAGVDGVGGWISLDRVERSELPAGVRRLFSLDVMYRRALEELCSLYVPQVHDPFPRHHQHFGASIAVTAAAYGRAGGMPLRASSEDVALYQAVLNSGGRFRHSFRVRVVTSARMVGRAQRGLAEAIQAWNGLVGAASPVFVEPAHAAEERLARLGLWCSHHPGGNPPPALTITPEVTVAGRGQEIGAAIRALRARSSALLLLPFRDRLEAVRRRLTAPANTGRVLA